Proteins from one Coregonus clupeaformis isolate EN_2021a chromosome 25, ASM2061545v1, whole genome shotgun sequence genomic window:
- the LOC121539522 gene encoding adenosine receptor A3: MQPVALVYAALMVVSSLCCVCGNVVLLLVVLLNKELHTETWALTLSFCLSDLALGLSTIPFGAYNSLLRPQGYPSDGHLCQGSAFLYLLLQLASIHSLTWATIDKFTEICFALSYTTICTAKRTRVVLVLVWLYGLINAALPLLGFGSYTYSSTRFLCGPSFQPDYRGFSMLFIVVGIIAPILIMCSMYAYIVYIARKQVQRGTFVCNDQHCFYVPANNYFRSSIVMVATVVCLLVCWLPYITTCFYETFSGHDPPAAASAIATWLVLFTSTLNPWINSMTQTRYRAALRKSLNKIRQLLQRPLKNSHPQSTAIQLEIVSHHHITKPSLWSDNSKPGSPETRSMSEVTM, from the exons ATGCAGCCAGTGGCCCTGGTCTATGCAGCTCTGATGGTGGTCTCcagtctgtgctgtgtgtgtggtaATGTGGTTCTACTACTGGTGGTTCTTCTCAACAAGGAGCTCCACACTGAAACCTGGGCCCTGACCCTGAGCTTCTGCCTGAGTGACCTGGCCCTGGGTCTCTCCACCATCCCCTTCGGAGCTTACAACAGCCTGCTCAGGCCGCAGGGCTACCCCAGCGACGGGCACCTCTGCCAGGGCAGCGCCTTCCTCTACCTGCTTCTTCAGCTGGCCTCCATCCACTCCCTGACCTGGGCCACCATTGACAAGTTCACAGAGATCTGCTTCGCCCTGAGCTACACCACCATCTGCACGGCCAAGAGGACCAGGGTGGTACTGGTCCTGGTGTGGCTCTATGGCCTGATCAACGCAGCCTTGCCACTGCTGGGCTTCGGCAGCTACACCTACAGCAGCACCAGGTTCCTGTGTGGCCCCAGCTTCCAGCCAGACTACAGGGGCTTCAGTATGCTCTTCATCGTGGTTGGGATCATAGCACCGATACTCATCATGTGCTCCATGTATGCATACATTGTGTATATTGCGAGGAAGCAGGTGCAGCGAGGGACGTTTGTTTGCAACGACCAGCACTGTTTTTATGTTCCTGCTAATAACTACTTCAGGAGCTCCATAGTGATGGTGGCAACTGTGG TGTGCCTGCTGGTGTGCTGGCTGCCTTACATCACCACCTGTTTCTATGAGACGTTCAGTGGCCATGACCCGCCAGCAGCAGCCTCAGCCATAGCCACCTGGCTCGTCCTCTTCACCTCCACACTCAACCCATGGATCAACTCCATGACGCAGAC gCGGTACAGAGCGGCTCTGCGGAAAAGCCTGAATAAAATACGACAGCTGCTTCAGCGCCCTCTGAAGAACTCCCACCCACAGAGCACCGCCATCCAACTGGAGATAGTGAGCCACCACCACATCACCAAGCCATCACTCTGGTCAGATAACTCCAAGCCAGGGTCACCAGAGACTAGATCCATGTCAGAGGTGACAATGTAG